A window from Streptomyces subrutilus encodes these proteins:
- a CDS encoding DNA polymerase III subunit delta' — protein MPVWDDLVGQERVQAQLAAAARDADALVTAITEGTPQPSGSKMTHAWLFTGPPGSGRATAARAFAAALQCTSPDRALGGEPGCGFCDGCHTTVIGTHSDVEIVRTDLLSIGVKETRDLVRRAQLSPAVGRWQVIVLEDADRLTEGAGNVLLKAVEEPAPRTVWLLCAPSLEDVLPTIRSRCRHLSLRTPSVEAVADVLVRRDGIEPHVAAVVARSTQGHIGRARRLATDEAARTRRSAVLRLPLRIDDVGGCLKAAQELVDAAAEDAKQVAEEVDGKETEELRAALGAGAGAGSRMPRGTAGVMKELEDRQKRRRTRTQRDSLDLALTDLTGFYRDVLALQLGSSLAIANEEIRPDLDRIARAGGPERTLRRIEAIIACRDALDRNVAPLLAVEAMTMSLRAG, from the coding sequence ATGCCCGTATGGGACGACCTGGTGGGACAGGAGCGGGTCCAGGCACAGCTGGCCGCCGCCGCCCGGGACGCGGACGCCCTGGTCACCGCCATCACGGAGGGGACCCCGCAGCCCTCCGGCTCGAAGATGACGCACGCCTGGCTGTTCACCGGCCCGCCCGGTTCCGGGCGGGCCACCGCCGCCCGGGCCTTCGCGGCCGCCCTCCAGTGCACCAGCCCCGACCGCGCCCTCGGCGGCGAGCCGGGCTGCGGGTTCTGCGACGGCTGCCACACCACCGTCATCGGCACCCACTCCGATGTGGAGATCGTCCGTACCGACCTGTTGTCCATCGGTGTGAAGGAGACGCGCGACCTGGTCCGCCGGGCGCAGCTCTCCCCGGCGGTCGGACGCTGGCAGGTCATCGTCCTGGAAGACGCCGACCGGCTCACCGAAGGCGCCGGCAACGTCCTGCTGAAGGCCGTGGAGGAGCCCGCTCCGCGCACGGTGTGGCTGCTGTGCGCACCCTCGCTGGAGGACGTGCTGCCCACGATCCGCTCCCGCTGCCGGCACCTCTCGCTGCGCACCCCGTCGGTCGAGGCGGTCGCCGACGTCCTGGTCCGGCGCGACGGCATCGAGCCCCATGTCGCCGCGGTCGTCGCCCGCTCCACCCAGGGCCACATCGGCCGGGCGCGCCGGCTGGCCACCGACGAGGCGGCCCGCACCCGCCGGTCCGCGGTGCTGAGGCTGCCGCTGCGCATCGACGACGTGGGCGGCTGCCTCAAGGCCGCGCAGGAGCTGGTCGACGCCGCCGCCGAGGACGCCAAGCAGGTGGCCGAGGAGGTCGACGGCAAGGAGACCGAGGAGCTGCGCGCCGCGCTCGGCGCCGGAGCGGGCGCCGGGAGCAGGATGCCGCGGGGCACGGCGGGCGTCATGAAGGAGCTGGAAGACCGGCAGAAGCGGCGGCGCACGCGCACCCAGCGCGACAGCCTCGACCTCGCGCTGACCGACCTGACCGGCTTCTACCGCGACGTGCTGGCCCTGCAGCTCGGCTCGTCCCTGGCCATCGCCAACGAGGAGATACGGCCGGACCTCGACCGGATCGCCCGTGCCGGCGGCCCGGAGCGGACGCTGCGGCGGATCGAGGCGATCAT